The Lactuca sativa cultivar Salinas chromosome 2, Lsat_Salinas_v11, whole genome shotgun sequence genome includes a window with the following:
- the LOC111916031 gene encoding uncharacterized protein At1g65710, producing MGACCSKTNPISSTPTPLELKIKPNLQQQPEKRTQASVAIVATAKEQEVAKKEAFVVKHRKSHEIDRHPDQETRKSMDRKKTPISSPTTDVSQSAAVVVNGESGKAVGATVRTSSCTKEEVDAILIQCGRLSRSSSGVKGGETPTRGRRYSGSKRSFDFDMEMGSKNEEDEVIVDGDNHRRRPQREHRVSSPSSRRRSRERDPQQQRSGSKERGSGSGNGGGRRVSRSPNRRSESPNPNSSGSNGNVAAGGNSNRPGKMVSVPATDKSNNPGGVEVVAGGVKKISVKRNAGEALGSRTAASPRSKSPARANLRVLNENQNQQPLTLSRSNSRKAEHSPYRRNPLAEIDTNAAGSDQPNTKAQLQKPNVEKTMNNKTTTVVVTKNTIAKEYQVIDEAKIAVENLKNNQLVTRTRSSRLSRDLDINPETLLNSNPPSYASLLLEDIQNFHQKNPTTATATTVATTPQPPGFSLPACVSKACSILEAVADLNSANNSNERQFKKKDNLVESEMVVDDDLTEPSLHKYVTVRRGAGDADADEHESSGSNSFAGSQQMSWMSSSWEPNSGDSTSCYTSSRSNEVQKSGEYPRSGIGRGRVGVHGRSAYSLPN from the exons ATGGGTGCTTGTTGCAGCAAGACGAATCCAATCTCTTCTACGCCTACCCCACTCGAACTCAAAATCAAACCTAACCTTCAACAACAACCGGAGAAGAGAACCCAAGCTTCCGTCGCCATTGTTGCTACAGCTAAGGAGCAAGAAGTTGCCAAGAAGGAAGCTTTTGTCGTCAAACATCGGAAGAGTCATGAAATTGATCGACACCCAGATCAAGAAACTCGCAAATCGATGGACAGGAAGAAAACCCCTATTTCCAGTCCGACCACCGACGTTTCTCAATCGGCCGCGGTTGTTGTTAATGGTGAATCGGGGAAAGCGGTGGGTGCAACTGTGAGAACGTCGAGTTGTACTAAAGAAGAGGTGGATGCGATTCTGATACAGTGTGGGAGGCTTAGCCGGAGCTCCTCCGGCGTAAAAGGTGGGGAAACTCCTACACGTGGCAGGAGGTATTCCGGTTCGAAGAGgagttttgattttgatatggAAATGGGTTCGAAGAATGAGGAAGATGAAGTTATCGTCGACGGTGATAACCATAGGCGGCGGCCGCAGCGGGAGCATCGGGTTTCATCTCCATCGTCCCGGAGGAGGAGTAGGGAAAGAGATCCACAACAACAAAGATCTGGGAGTAAAGAAAGAGGAAGTGGGAGTGGCAACGGCGGTGGAAGGAGAGTAAGCAGATCCCCAAATAGAAGATCTGAATCACCGAATCCTAACTCCAGTGGCAGCAACGGGAATGTCGCCGCCGGTGGTAATAGCAATAGGCCGGGTAAGATGGTATCCGTCCCAGCCACCGATAAAAGCAACAACCCTGGTGGCGTAGAGGTGGTTGCCGGTGGAGTGAAGAAGATTTCAGTGAAGCGAAACGCCGGCGAAGCTTTGGGTTCTCGGACTGCAGCATCTCCACGTTCTAAATCTCCGGCGAGGGCAAACCTTCGTGTCTTGAATGAGAATCAGAATCAGCAGCCATTAACACTGAGTCGAAGCAATTCAAGGAAGGCAGAGCATTCTCCTTACAGAAGGAATCCGCTGGCTGAGATCGATACAAACGCTGCTGGATCCGATCAACCAAACACTAAA GCTCAATTGCAGAAACCAAATGTGGAGAAGACGATGAATAACAAAACCACCACCGTTGTCGTTACCAAAAACACCATAGCCAAAGAATACCAGGTGATCGACGAAGCTAAAATTGCAGTCGAAAATCTGAAAAACAATCAACTCGTAACAAGAACACGATCTTCAAGGCTATCTCGAGACCTAGACATAAACCCAGAAACTCTACTAAACTCCAACCCACCATCCTACGCTAGTTTATTACTAGAGGACATCCAAAACTTCCACCAAAAAAACCCcaccaccgccaccgccaccacgGTGGCTACAACACCGCAACCTCCCGGTTTTTCCCTTCCAGCCTGTGTCAGCAAGGCGTGCTCCATTCTTGAAGCTGTAGCGGACCTCAATTCCGCCAATAACTCCAACGAACGTCAATTCAAGAAGAAAGACAACCTTGTGGAGTCGGAGATGGTGGTTGATGATGATCTGACGGAGCCAAGTCTGCACAAGTATGTGACTGTGAGGAGAGGTGCTGGTGATGCAGATGCTGACGAACATGAATCATCAGGGAGCAATAGTTTTGCTGGAAGTCAGCAGATGAGTTGGATGTCATCTTCATGGGAGCCAAATTCAGGTGATTCCACAAGTTGCTATACTTCTTCAAGGTCGAATGAAGTTCAGAAAAGTGGGGAGTATCCTAGGAGTGGAATAGGACGTGGGAGAGTAGGTGTTCATGGTAGAAGTGCTTATTCATTGCCGAATTAA